In the Pecten maximus chromosome 5, xPecMax1.1, whole genome shotgun sequence genome, ATCAAATTTTAGCACGCTACAATGAGTACAGTTTGCTAAAACATTAAACGAGAATTAATGCAAAATAAGTTATTAATAtctttaattacatttttactgGAGAAATATTGAACattcactagtgaaaatatcactttttctgatttgaccaatcaaaatactgcttacaaacgacgtTGAGGAAATTTGAGAGCTGACCCGGCATATTTTGCCATAAAATTGTACTAAAcagtatatctaacagtatcttcagtaataaaaatatacattacactCATGAGGCTtatatcttgatatttttcactggtACTGCGCACTTATGAACAATATAAACATGCATTTTTATATTTAGCTCCACTCGTGAAATgcatttggtattactgaagacacttagatatcctctataaaTCCTGTGAAAAAACAAAGACTTTTCTAATTTTCTAATACTTTTGTCCAACCcctttttaattcttttaaaatataattatgcttaatcaaatatacatatatatattaacttcCAATACATTTATAGGGAAATATCCTTTTCccttttgtaaaaaaattacCTATATCAAGCAATGTTTCAATGTCTTTCACTATTTTATGGAATGTAACAGTTTTACTAACGAAAGCCATATTTTGTTCCAAAACCTACATAATCTGAATGTTACAATAAGTTCAGAAGTTATCTTATATAGAACCTAACAACTTTCCGTTGACCTTAATGGAAATATCTTTAGATATGtgcaatgttttatcaaatccaGTAATAGGTTTTGAATTTTGTAATTTGATCAGTCTATATAGTAAACcgtatattatatcatttttgtcattatccTTGTAAATGTAACTATGccttgtaatacactgtatatatgttgggagaaggcgttgataagttgttgtaacttgtgcctaatcccgTGTCTatgttttgacaataaatttatatgtttaaactaatgTATCAAGTCCAGAATCTCAATCACAGGCttataataaaatacagatGTATGCACATGTATATTAATGGCAGAGACAAAATTAGCCCTTCTGGGTTCTGCGTGCTTTGACAGTAACTTTTCCTCGAATGAGATCGGCGGCTTTCTCGGCAATCATGAATGTAGGTGCCATGGTGTTACCGGAAGTTAGATTTGGCATGACGGAACAATCGGCTACCCTCAAACCGGAAATGCCCCTCACTCTGCAAGAAGAGacaaatgttaatttatatagaCTACTGCAatgattttgtaaacaaaaactaaaaaagtATGAGAACGAAACAAGAAAGTGTTCTTCCCAGACCAAGATTTCTGACATCATTCTCAAGTTTTCATAATCAATAGTTATGGGATCATTAGGGAATGGGGAATGAAAACAGCTTCCGGAATGTACCGACGGTTACCGAGAGCAAGTATATTAATtgttttcggcatagccgtataatattcttttggtcccggatatgacgcgacaagTGGCGTAACTGGTCAAGATGctgtatgtgattggtcaatttagcggtaaatgcaaaatgcagatgtgcagttaaaaacgaaacaaagttaagatttaATACAAGGTGAGTAAAATGATATGCcattttaaatgacacattgataaaattatatttctgattcaaatgcagtcttatcatcaaaaatcatttaaactgatatacatgtaattttgttatccgtgctgaaacgcattagttcgttgatttatttcaccggCAGCTTTACATtgtaaccaccagcattaaaactatgccgtttatcctttttaaagatatttcttttgaattttcctacacttgtatcaaagatgctAAATTGACACCGTACACACTGTTCCTAACAAAGGAGTGAAATGATACTCAATGTAAAGGAAAACATGTATATCGTCCTAACACTAGATATAGGTATTGAAAATTATCATATCAACACTAGGTACTTaagtatacaaatatttctcccacctttcactgatttgtctcccgttttgagtgtacaagatttctctgtcttttttagCGCGTACAAtctgtcacaccctagggtgtaacagattgcacgcgctcacTTTCTTCACCGGAAATATtaccggaactactttttttgtttacattacgtcgtctgctacgtcaacaaacaaattgtgtacacaataatacaaaaatccccagtctctaaacaactacagacaactgaacagtttccaaaaacaaaaaatgtctgcaattctttgaaatacaaatgaatccccCAACTGTAGGCCTACAACTGAAACTGAGAGCACAAGTGCGCCTACCTGCACCGATCGCGACAAAATTGTTCAACTGTCACAAGTAAAAAGATCGCACAACAGCATTTCTTTGTGCCCAACTCCGTCCGATGTCACAAGATCGGTGTTTTATGGATCCACAATCAGTgggggaacatttaacatccatttccacagccataatgacaacacaaaATCGATTTCAAAGCGACCTCGTGTGATTTACTCCGAGTCGGACAGTGATGAGTGAGTGACGTCACCCCACGTGAAATGGATGAATGGAAATGTGTGCATATTTCCCGCGGTGTTTTTGAcatgtgtacttgtttacaaacagacggagatcgccgatgggaaaacacataaagaaaagaggtgggagaaaaataatcattccctactttgagggtgtaacaaagaaatctcaaccttcgggggagattcttgaatgtccaaaccctcggcaagcctcgggttggacattcaagaatctcccccgaaggttgagatttctctgtcacaccctcaaggtagggaaagattctattaatcttctTAACACtgggtatagaaatatatctttttttcaaCAGTTTGTATTTATTTCCAATCAATAGTAACTACCGTTCGTTTTAGATTCATTACATCCTGACATTCATCAACCGATTCTAAACCTTTTCTCTGCCCGATACTCCCTCCCGCATTGCATGACGATCACCTGAGTTGTGGATCCACTACTGCCGTGGGGTCGGAGACGGCTCCCATTTTGCATGTAGATGCTGGGTGGTATATTGTCGTCGCCAGATGTCGCACCAGACACTCCCAATGTTCGTCAGAGTCAGGAGTCTTTTCTCTACATTCGGGTATGTCAAGCTCACGAAATTTCGTCCCAAGTTTCTTCAAGGCGTCCGTTTTCATCATCCTTTGAGCGTAGCGAATACCTATCGTGAAATCATGACATCGAAATAGATGGATATATTTTTGAGTAAACGTTTACGTCTAGCCAAGAAATAACACGTGAATTACATGTTCTACATCCTCgataaaattatacaaatgtctCCGTTTATCTACACCCCCGATAAAATcatacaaatgtctattcgtgtataaaattatacaaatgtctattcgTGTTTTCACACCCTCGATAAAATATGCACGCACCAAAGATGGATTCTCACCACCTAATTTGTGTAGTAAATATTTCTTCGGAACTTTGAGTCAATGCCCAAGGACAGTGTTGATTTGAATGAAGCTAGCTACACAACAAATCTAGTTGAACTGAAATCTAAAATATGTCGAGTTTGAGAACAAATCAAAGTGGTGTTTAATCTCTAAAGAGCGCTCATACAAATATCAGTATCAGATCACTTCTAATCAAACTGTGCAAAACTCTTAATCTGAGCCTCAAACCTTATGATATGGCCAACACGTCTGTGGAACATCCTTGTTCCCGCTTCCAGTctctctgtgtgtctgtctgtctgtctgtattaAGACATTGCTCATGACACCGCTTCATACTTTACCATGTCCCTTGTTAGTTGCCAATCCCTATTTCCCTTATATACCTAATTTGAAGGATATTGATTAGATTTTGCGATCAAAATGACCATTTTTTCTATAACGATGGCAATTCTCACTAAAATTTGTTCAGCAATTACCGGTCAAGAGTTGTCCTGGCAACACTTTGACCAATCAGATACCATCGTTCTTGTGACgtttatactgacaatggaCTCTTTCATGACCCAAGAAACGATTTTATACCCCTACCGTGTCTGAAAAAATGGTAATTTACTGTCTAGGCTATTGCCCAAATGAGTTTGACCAATCATTTACCATGTTTATATGACCATGGCAATGCTACCAAAACtaatgaacaaaaatattgatatacaaataaGTTCATTATTCACAATGTATGAGCTTTGTTGAAATCTGTTCAGAAGCGCCCTCCAACTACATGACAGAGGGTATGCTAAATGTAGATTTTAAAAAgattctttttcatatttttgctGTTGTATAGCACTTCACTATGTACAGTGACCATGGGTTATTCGTGCAACTATGCAGTAATCTTTGCGATAGCTCTGTTACACTCATTCATAATATAAATATGCGTTCGGCTTTGGCTCGTGGAGCCAATCACAAAACCTCTCCCAAAGAGAACATGGCAGTCGTATTGACTTTCACGAATAAACAACGATTGGCGCACACAGGGGATTGATATGCTGTTCATCTTTTATCCATACATTATAAAAATCTCACAAGACGATAATGACTTAACCGTTTTCTCAACCGAAGGTTTAGTGCAAGCTACATACTTGattgatataaatgatacatgtaAACAGGATTCTGCCCAAGCTGAGCCAACATAATGTAAGTCTCTCTCTTTAATATCTACATGACATATACTGTTACGAGGTCTCTTCCTGTTAGGTAGGATGTCCGATAAAACGCATCACAATTCAGCCTctctattatatacattgtagtatgttATTTTCCCCCGTGAGTATTCACATGTTCGTTTTGACTTAcctctatattatatacactgtagtatGTTATTTTCCCCGTGTGTATTCACACGTTCGTTTTGACTTACCTCCctattatatacactgtagtatGTTATTTCCCCGTGTGTATTCACACGTTCGTTTTGACTTACCTCCctattatatacactgtaatatgtTATTTTCCCCGTGTGTATTCACACGTTCGTTTTGACTTAcctctatattatatacactgtagtattTATTTCCCCCCGTGTGTATTCACACGTTCGTTTTGACTTACCTCCctattatatacactgtagtacatgtatgttatttccCCGTGTGTATTCACACGTTCGTTTTGACTTAcctctatattatatacactgtaatatgtTATTTTCCCCCGTGTCTTCACACGTTCGTTTTGACTTAcctctatattatatacactgtaatatgtTATTTTCCCCGTGCGTATTCACACGTTCGTTTTGACTTAcctctatattatatacactgtacactgtaatatGTTATTTTTCCCCGTGAGTATTCACACGTTCGTTTTGACTTACCTCTGATAAAACGTATCACAATTCAGCCTctattatatacactgtagtatGTTATTGTTCCCCGTGCGTATTCACACGTTCGTTTTGACCTACCTCtttattatatacactgtagtatGTTATTTTCCCCCGTGCGTATTTACACGTTCGTTTTGACCTAcctctatattatatacactgtaatatgtTATTTTCCCCGTGCGTATTCACACGTTCGTTTTGACCTACCTCtttattatatacactgtaatatgtTATTTTCCCCCGTGCGTATTCACACGTTCGTTTTGACTTACCTCTGATAAAAGTTTTAATGTCTTCCGGATCAGACAGGTAGTTTGGATCCAGTAGTGGATAGTCGAAAGGGTCGCGACTGAGCAGGCGCAGTGAGCCCTTACTTTTAGGTTGAATCAGAACGACGTCGATAGAATATCCTTCTGGCATCACTTCCGTACCGTGTATAGACTTAAACAGTGCCTCATTGATCTGACAAAAACCCAAAACATTAAGTTAGATAAGTTTTTATTCAGATCACTATGTATAGACCTGAAAAGTGCATCCCGTATCAAAAATAAAACGCTATACAAAGTGTTATTCGGCACACACGATTGTTATTATCAACACCACACATACATATAGctgtattttattgtgtctGTCTTATTTGATATAAGAACATAACATTACAGAATGGTGGTAACTTTGATTGATAAACAAGTCGAACATCTCGATCATTCCTGTATTGTAGCAGCAGAGCATTCTCAGATTACCCGAGGACTCTGATTGGTCAACACGGTCAAGCGCATTGATTTCAGATTAATAACTTTCATATACCGTTTGTACAAAATTCACGTTTGTACGTTTGGCTTTATTGTAAGCATGCAATATCATACAACACCTTTGTGAATTACCacgaaaaaataataataggATAGCAATCTATTATCATTAATCAATGGAAATTGAATAATGCAAAGTTCAAATTCAAGTTCAAGTTCCATATGGACGCCTAGTAAACAAAttccttgtacatgtatacgaaATTTCGGATGAAATTATACAATGGATCTTAGTTTTTTGAGCGGAAGGAAGCAACTCTGGTTTGTCGATGACACCAAGATTTCAAAGGTTATTACAAAACAAGTGGATGAACGCACATTACAGCATGATCTGGACATGGTCAGTACCTGGAGCAACATCTGGTTTTTAAAGATGCATCCGGATAAATGCAATCATATGCATATCGGACGCacacaacaaaatatgtaaAGGATAAACGAATCATACAAATTACTAGGAAACAACCTGGAAAAACAGACGAGCAAAGGGATATTGGCGTAACGGTAGATACAGAACTTACCTTGAAGACCACATTAGTTAGAAAGTTTATAAGGCTTACAAAACGTTTGGACTTAAAAGAACATCATTTCTGTTCATGGATATTAAACTTTCCAGTTACTTTACAAAGGTTTGGTAAATTAAAACGCTCTGGCGACCTGTATAGGTCAGTTATATTGCAAATTCAACTATCACAGCTTGATTACACTAGTTCGGTTTGGGCTCCGTGGAACGCAAAACATTGATAGATTAGAGGTAGTACAATGAAGAGCAACCAAATGTTTACCAGCAATTGGGACCTATCATATACAGAAAGGCTTAGGAAATTAAAACGTCCAACAATATCGTACAGACGGGTTAAAGGCGATATGATCGAACTCAACAAATTGTTAAGCGGCATTTATTACAAAGAATCCAACGGTTTCATAAAACTACGGAAAGACGTCGGAAAACGGCCCAGCGGCCGAGGAAACTCAAATCCGCAACAATCAAGGACACCGCTGAGGAGCAAAACCTTCGCCATTAGAACTGTGAAATTATGGAACAGTCTCCCGGAAGATGTTATAACTGCTAAGAACATTAACACTAAGTGATGCCAGTGTAGAGGAAAATGACTATAACTAATTACCTATAACTAAGTAACACAATTCGTTAAAAATGAAGTCAGATGTTAACTATATAACTAGAAATAATGTGCGGTCCAGTAGATAAGACAATGAGATTCTACAGCAAAACACTCCACATtctcattttttgttttttgtttgtttttgtttttactaaAACCTGCTTTTACTTGTTCACAACCTTAAACTTGTGGATTTTACTTTCTGTTGTTGTCATGAACACATAAATTTACGCTCACCTCATCTCTGTAATTAAAGTGATCGTAAGAATCACCATGCTCTTCTAAGGTACTGAATAGTGTCAGCTGAATATCTGGAGATTTTGTCGTGCTCTTAGGATCCGTACGAACAAAGGCCTGGCTTTCAATAGCCGCATTATTGGTCAACAAACCTGGAGAAAAGGGTACAGTCTTACATCaagatttcatttcatttcttaGGCTCAATTGCCGTCAAAAGACGTGTGCTATCCGTCAGGAATCTTAAGGGATTAACCTGCCGCTTCGCGGTAAGTTTGATATCGTTTTGTCACGTGTATTTGTGTTGTCTGTTTGAATTTGTTAATGAATACATAAAATTAACAGGGTTAAACTTAAGTGAACGCGGGTTTATTATAAAGCAAATCCTTTTCGTTTCTTCAAACACATCGCTACAGTTGCCGCATTTTGTGTCGATCTCGGTCATACTTTTGCCTTATATGGCTGTGGTATATCGACAGTATTAATAACAATACACTTGTCCAATTACACGTGTTTAAAGTACCTGAAGCTCCGTAATATTCcacaattcaattcattttcaattcatttattatctCAACACCTGTACAGAAAAGGTATACAGAGATAGACTAcaaaatgcaatacatgtaaatttacaaTGATATGAATTTGGTGAACATGCGTGGATATACAGAGGGATGAAAGTATCATAAAGATGTAAACTTatatttgaattgaaatatCTACTCAGGGGAACATACGAAATTGATTCCACAAATCTCAACAAATGTCAGCTTACCTGTACCAAACAGGTAGTACTTGAGCCAGTTCATCGGCGTAAACACTTTGGCGGACGTGTAACTCATCGGTTTGTCGATATCGGCCTTTACGAAGAACATCATGTGATCCCTCAGTGTTGAACCTACTGGAAGATCTACTATAACGGGTACCTGTGAAAACCAAGGCGTGGACATAGTTAAGTtccagtttttgtttgtttgttttattgtttgtcaaATTAGAAGTCACATTTTAATACCTCCCGAATGaacactacaatgtatttatatctcTGTCCCTCTGCTCATGATTAAATGGAAAAAACTATCAGGTTGTACGCAACAGTAGTTGGAACTTTATAAATTGTTGATTTCAATACCACCACTACGATAGAATATCATATGGTAAAATATAATATAGCCGCTTATTTCCAATAACGATCATCGTCTTGAAAAAGGTAAGTATATCGTTCTAACAATTCTTTGTCTTCTAGAAGTAGACACCTTTCTTCctaaaaaaacccttttaagTAAGGCCTGGCAATGCTACCATTTCAGACGAATGGCAATCTCTCGTTATCTACCTGGCCCGCTTGTTTCCTTGTCCTAGTCCAACTGTAGGCGAAGATCAAAGATGGGTTGTAATATCTCTACTCGGGAAGATCATGTTTCCCAGGAAGACGAGATTATGGGCAACTATGAGTTGCAGTGAGTGTCTCCTTGGACAAGACACAGTACCAATTACACAGGATAACATTACCGACGCTCCCTTGTGTTAGCAGTGAAGTAGACACCAGCTACTAACGGGAGACCCCCGCCTTAAATGGTCGTGACTGTTCAAGGGGTCGTACCTACCCCTAATTCCGTCAGGTGCTCTTGTGGCCCAACTCCAGAAAGCATCAGCAGTTGTGCAGACCCAATTGTCCCGGCGGTTAAAACCACCTCTTTATTGGATGCTACGGATTTCTTCCTGCCATGATGGATGAACTCCACGCCAACTGCTTGTTTATCTTTTATCAAGATCTGTAAACCGAGTAAAAATCTTGATCTGTGTTGGCATGAGGTCACAAATTATCTCAGAATATTagacaatatattatttttataaataattacatcataTACCCGTATCTCTAAATAAACACGGACAAAGTTTTCctgattttattattattctataATTTGGTTCACATGTCAGAAAGCAGTGAAGAGTATTCATCCCCTTGTAAAGTGTACGTTTTGTTGCAGACTGTTGTTAAGTCTGAAATTACGGCATAACTCTCAAGTTGTATTGCAAATCAAAACGGAGTATCTCATTAGACAGCACATGCGTCGATAAAACCATTACTCATAAGTCTGCTATACTCGGGGATAAACCAAAATCGCGAAAATAAATGCCCTGACATGATTACATATTGATGGAGAACATAACCATCTGTTTCAGCGCTTTTGTTTCcaacatttgttaaaacaaccAAAATTTGAACCATCAAAATATGCCCTTTATCGAAGCATACTTTCGTAACATGAGACTGGATTGCAACATGCAAATTCTTCCTTTCAAGAACCGGATGAAGAAACCCCCTAGCGGCGTTACATCTCTGCCCTCCTCCAATAATGGCCTGAACACGACAGAAGCCATCTTGAATACCGTCATTTCCGTTGCAGTCGTGAACTTTGAACCCAATCTCCTTTGCTGCCTCAAAGTACACTTCTGCCAACTCAGATTTGGTAGCATCTGATATAGCTATTGGCCCTCCACGAGCGTGATACTCTATTTGAAGAGGAGAgagaaaacaaatgtcaaaaaCAATTTCTACATATGATTGTAAGTAGGAATCGATCGATTGAGACACTCAGAAAGCTTGGTTTCTTAAAAATCAAAGCTTTACAAAGGAATTTCCGAAATGTTTACCATAATGAGCCGACTAACCACAAAATAATTTTGGCGCACAAGAACCTGAAGTGCGTAAATAATTTCCGTAGTAATCTGACACGGCTAAAAATAtgactttttatatattttttttttacatattttggCTCATAATTTGCAGTAAATCATACTCCTTAGAAAATAAAACCATCACATCACATAAGATAATCTTTTGATACAGTTTTGGATGACATACTTACCTTCTGCTGTACACCTCTAGTAGGCAACTTTATTTTGGCCATAGCACAGGCTCCTGGGACCTTTGATTTTTTGAAACCTATTTCAAGTGTTCACTCTAAGGGTGCTACAAATAACATCCGGTTTTGGTCAATTGGTCGTGGGCAAAATTTGTTCGTGAAAAAGGGctttttaaaactattgtttaGATAAGGAATTGCTACGATTGGAAGGTACCAGGGGCTGTTTCAAGGATCACATGGCGTTGTTCGAGGATATCGGCGATGTAAGattcaaaaacataaaaaaaatatcacgaTAATAGGTCTAATAACGTAGTCATTTACCTTCGTCAAACCCTCCTGTTTCTCGCATGTCCTCCGTTTTGAGAAAGTACGGTAAAACTTCGTCATAGCTCCATCCTTCACAGCCATTGGCTGCCCACGTATCGTAGTCATGACGACTGCCCCGAATGTAGACGAGTCCATTGAGGAGTGTAGACCCACCCAAACCCTTTCCTTGTGGCCAAATACCAACCTTAGTTTAAAGAGGTGTATATTACTTTTAGGTTTTCAAGAAGGAATGGTGCTCTCTGGTTTACTGGCTAAATCtttatagtattttatttaattaactgGTAACATACTTTTATAGGTTAagtataactttatatatcacatacatgtGTTGCTTTAAAACATATATGACTCTGCTTAACAGTTTTAATACCTTCATTTCAACTCTCTGAATATAGAATTAAGATCAGTTTATTTTCTACTATTTTCGACTTGGCTTTCCAAGCTGTTAAATATACACCACATACCCCGTCTTTCATACCCCAGTGCGCATGTTTCTGCGGTACAGTTCGGTATATCCAATCAGCTTCGGTCATTTGAGCTTTAGGGGCGTTGTACGGAATATCGTACACTGGCTTATCAGACTCCGAGTCTCCAGCCTCCAACACTAAAACTGTGACATCTCCATCTTCAGACAGACGATTGGCTAACACCAAACCGGACGCACCCCCTCCAACTAGTCGAT is a window encoding:
- the LOC117327711 gene encoding glucose dehydrogenase [FAD, quinone]-like isoform X2 — translated: MTEADWIYRTVPQKHAHWGMKDGVGIWPQGKGLGGSTLLNGLVYIRGSRHDYDTWAANGCEGWSYDEVLPYFLKTEDMRETGGFDEEYHARGGPIAISDATKSELAEVYFEAAKEIGFKVHDCNGNDGIQDGFCRVQAIIGGGQRCNAARGFLHPVLERKNLHVAIQSHVTKILIKDKQAVGVEFIHHGRKKSVASNKEVVLTAGTIGSAQLLMLSGVGPQEHLTELGVPVIVDLPVGSTLRDHMMFFVKADIDKPMSYTSAKVFTPMNWLKYYLFGTGLLTNNAAIESQAFVRTDPKSTTKSPDIQLTLFSTLEEHGDSYDHFNYRDEINEALFKSIHGTEVMPEGYSIDVVLIQPKSKGSLRLLSRDPFDYPLLDPNYLSDPEDIKTFIRGIRYAQRMMKTDALKKLGTKFRELDIPECREKTPDSDEHWECLVRHLATTIYHPASTCKMGAVSDPTAVVDPQLR
- the LOC117327711 gene encoding glucose dehydrogenase [FAD, quinone]-like isoform X1, which gives rise to MKILEGTLLVTAVAIVTAYYFQWTKPQEFVRNFNQSYDYIIVGGGASGLVLANRLSEDGDVTVLVLEAGDSESDKPVYDIPYNAPKAQMTEADWIYRTVPQKHAHWGMKDGVGIWPQGKGLGGSTLLNGLVYIRGSRHDYDTWAANGCEGWSYDEVLPYFLKTEDMRETGGFDEEYHARGGPIAISDATKSELAEVYFEAAKEIGFKVHDCNGNDGIQDGFCRVQAIIGGGQRCNAARGFLHPVLERKNLHVAIQSHVTKILIKDKQAVGVEFIHHGRKKSVASNKEVVLTAGTIGSAQLLMLSGVGPQEHLTELGVPVIVDLPVGSTLRDHMMFFVKADIDKPMSYTSAKVFTPMNWLKYYLFGTGLLTNNAAIESQAFVRTDPKSTTKSPDIQLTLFSTLEEHGDSYDHFNYRDEINEALFKSIHGTEVMPEGYSIDVVLIQPKSKGSLRLLSRDPFDYPLLDPNYLSDPEDIKTFIRGIRYAQRMMKTDALKKLGTKFRELDIPECREKTPDSDEHWECLVRHLATTIYHPASTCKMGAVSDPTAVVDPQLR